Proteins found in one Pieris napi chromosome 6, ilPieNapi1.2, whole genome shotgun sequence genomic segment:
- the LOC125050438 gene encoding syntaxin-16 isoform X3 yields MLMKATSDDIEAGLDMRIEVNPPIWSDSLEEAHYIISRLKTKISELQSRHDRQIRRPALDDSGEQQHIERLAADIGKHFTQAHARITNIKAQVRHGNKSEQKLANNVVLALVTALQDLSIIFRTAQSNYLKSLTSREERSKAYFDLPNFEELSLNDNDLTPGLTNNQTDLLFSLPSTSNYEDENHQKQLLLMEEENTTMIAEREQEVNKIVRSIVDLNDIFKDLAHMVHEQGTILDRIDYNIEQTQVQVHEGFKQLQKAERYQRKNRKIHCLLILAVTTIMMTILLIIVKS; encoded by the exons ATGCTAATGAAAGCAACATCAGATGATATAGAAGCCGGGCTAGATATGAGAATAGAAGTTAATCCGCCAATCTGGAGTGATTCCTTAGAGGAAGcgcattatattatatcaag gttaaaaacaaaaatatctgaGCTACAAAGTCGTCATGATCGACAGATACGACGACCAGCCTTAGATGACAGTGGAGAGCAGCAGCACATTGAGAGACTTGCTGCTGATATAGGCAAGCACTTTACACAAGCTCATGCAAGAATCACAAATATCAAAGCACAGGTTCGTCATG GAAACAAATCAGAACAAAAACTTGCAAACAATGTGGTATTAGCTTTAGTGACAGCATTACAGgatttaagtataatatttcGAACAGCACAATCAAACTATCTCAAGTCTCTTACATCAAGAGAAGAACGATCAAAGGCCTACTTTGACTTACCAAACTTTGAAGAACTTAGCTTAAATGATAATGACTTAACACCAGGCCTTACAAACAATCAAACAGACTTACTATTTTCTCTACCTAGTACTTCAAATTATGAAGATGAGAACCATCAAAAGCAATTGCTACTCATGGAAGAAGAAAACACTACAATGATTGCAGAAAGGGAACAAgaggtaaataaaattgttcgctctattgttgatttaaatgatattttcaaagatttagcTCATATGGTACATGAACAGGGTACAATATTAGATCgaatagattataatattgagCAAACCCAAGTACAAGTACATGAGggttttaaacaattgcaaAAAGCAGAACGATATCAGCGTAAGAATAGAAAGAttcattgtttattaatattggctGTTACAACTATTATGAtgactatattattaattatagttaaaagttaa
- the LOC125050438 gene encoding syntaxin-16 isoform X4, whose translation MVSRSLTEVFVLMRNNAIHSRNLFSESGYDNDHEGAMLMKATSDDIEAGLDMRIEVNPPIWSDSLEEAHYIISRLKTKISELQSRHDRQIRRPALDDSGEQQHIERLAADIGKHFTQAHARITNIKAQVRHGNKSEQKLANNVVLALVTALQDLSIIFRTAQSNYLKSLTSREERSKAYFDLPNFEELSLNDNDLTPGLTNNQTDLLFSLPSTSNYEDENHQKQLLLMEEENTTMIAEREQEQWRSAKKG comes from the exons ATGGTGTCTAGAAGTTTAACTGAGGTGTTTGTATTAATGCGAAATAATGCTATTCACAGCCGAAATCTCTTTTCAGAATcg ggaTATGATAATGATCATGAAGGAGCTATGCTAATGAAAGCAACATCAGATGATATAGAAGCCGGGCTAGATATGAGAATAGAAGTTAATCCGCCAATCTGGAGTGATTCCTTAGAGGAAGcgcattatattatatcaag gttaaaaacaaaaatatctgaGCTACAAAGTCGTCATGATCGACAGATACGACGACCAGCCTTAGATGACAGTGGAGAGCAGCAGCACATTGAGAGACTTGCTGCTGATATAGGCAAGCACTTTACACAAGCTCATGCAAGAATCACAAATATCAAAGCACAGGTTCGTCATG GAAACAAATCAGAACAAAAACTTGCAAACAATGTGGTATTAGCTTTAGTGACAGCATTACAGgatttaagtataatatttcGAACAGCACAATCAAACTATCTCAAGTCTCTTACATCAAGAGAAGAACGATCAAAGGCCTACTTTGACTTACCAAACTTTGAAGAACTTAGCTTAAATGATAATGACTTAACACCAGGCCTTACAAACAATCAAACAGACTTACTATTTTCTCTACCTAGTACTTCAAATTATGAAGATGAGAACCATCAAAAGCAATTGCTACTCATGGAAGAAGAAAACACTACAATGATTGCAGAAAGGGAACAAgag CAGTGGAGGAGTGCGAAAAAGGGTTGA
- the LOC125050438 gene encoding syntaxin-16 isoform X2, with product MVSRSLTEVFVLMRNNAIHSRNLFSESGYDNDHEGAMLMKATSDDIEAGLDMRIEVNPPIWSDSLEEAHYIISRLKTKISELQSRHDRQIRRPALDDSGEQQHIERLAADIGKHFTQAHARITNIKAQVRHGNKSEQKLANNVVLALVTALQDLSIIFRTAQSNYLKSLTSREERSKAYFDLPNFEELSLNDNDLTPGLTNNQTDLLFSLPSTSNYEDENHQKQLLLMEEENTTMIAEREQEKVSIVVIMVLLIALVAARPYEFDDEGQEVDRRGEVPRVQIKVYRGPTKHDGHAPWGFWVKQPSDDK from the exons ATGGTGTCTAGAAGTTTAACTGAGGTGTTTGTATTAATGCGAAATAATGCTATTCACAGCCGAAATCTCTTTTCAGAATcg ggaTATGATAATGATCATGAAGGAGCTATGCTAATGAAAGCAACATCAGATGATATAGAAGCCGGGCTAGATATGAGAATAGAAGTTAATCCGCCAATCTGGAGTGATTCCTTAGAGGAAGcgcattatattatatcaag gttaaaaacaaaaatatctgaGCTACAAAGTCGTCATGATCGACAGATACGACGACCAGCCTTAGATGACAGTGGAGAGCAGCAGCACATTGAGAGACTTGCTGCTGATATAGGCAAGCACTTTACACAAGCTCATGCAAGAATCACAAATATCAAAGCACAGGTTCGTCATG GAAACAAATCAGAACAAAAACTTGCAAACAATGTGGTATTAGCTTTAGTGACAGCATTACAGgatttaagtataatatttcGAACAGCACAATCAAACTATCTCAAGTCTCTTACATCAAGAGAAGAACGATCAAAGGCCTACTTTGACTTACCAAACTTTGAAGAACTTAGCTTAAATGATAATGACTTAACACCAGGCCTTACAAACAATCAAACAGACTTACTATTTTCTCTACCTAGTACTTCAAATTATGAAGATGAGAACCATCAAAAGCAATTGCTACTCATGGAAGAAGAAAACACTACAATGATTGCAGAAAGGGAACAAgag AAAGTTTCAATTGTAGTAATAATGGTTTTGCTGATTGCATTAGTTGCTGCCCGACCATATGAATTTGATGATGAAGGCCAGGAAGTGGATAGAAGAG GCGAAGTTCCTAGAGTTCAAATCAAGGTATACAGAGGACCAACAAAACATGATGGCCATGCTCCTTGGGGATTCTGGGTGAAACAGCCATCGgatgataaataa
- the LOC125050440 gene encoding replication stress response regulator SDE2 gives MVSNMSAKIYFENQIITPLTPCNNIHDLKQTIFKQYGIPYNDVYITINGKLADPGVVLHESNIVRICTRLIGGKGGFGSMLRAIGAQIEKTTNREACRDLSGRRLRDINEEKRLRKWLEGQDEREREAIERKQKKLEKLLAEPKIEVSLNPSYEKERQELPERVSSAVDAGWQAAGTSGERKRKSEEVLQKKKKAKLWIDAELSDCSSSSESESEKESTNDKIEAVSTDTSNKSVLKT, from the coding sequence atggTCTCAAACATGAGTgctaaaatttatttcgaaAACCAGATAATTACACCTCTAACACCTTGCAATAATATTCATGatctaaaacaaacaatttttaaacaatatggAATTCCTTATAACGATGTATACATAACGATAAATGGAAAGTTAGCCGATCCTGGTGTGGTTCTCCACGAATCAAACATTGTTAGAATATGTACACGATTAATCGGAGGAAAAGGCGGATTTGGTTCTATGTTGAGGGCGATTGGCGCTCAAAtcgaaaaaacaacaaatcGTGAAGCTTGCCGTGATCTTTCCGGTCGTCGATTACGTGATATCAACGAAGAAAAGCGTCTAAGAAAGTGGCTAGAAGGTCAAGACGAAAGAGAACGAGAGGCTATTGAAAGAAAACAGAAAAAGCTTGAGAAACTTCTTGCTGAGCCTAAGATTGAGGTTAGTTTGAATCCCAGTTATGAGAAAGAGCGTCAAGAGTTACCTGAACGTGTGAGTTCAGCTGTTGATGCAGGGTGGCAGGCAGCAGGAACCTCAGGTGAAAGAAAACGTAAATCCGAGGAAGTACTccagaagaagaagaaagctAAGTTGTGGATTGATGCAGAGTTATCAGATTGCTCATCATCAAGTGAAAGTGAAAGTGAAAAAGAGTCAACCAATGATAAAATTGAAGCTGTGTCCACAGACACTAGTAATAAATCTgtgttaaaaacataa
- the LOC125050435 gene encoding actin-related protein 8: MSSVQDTGPETFQQFPSNRIIVIHPGSFYVRIGRASDLLPVRQLHCIARKRRPEGKIYRDSFVPPSVPKTKELIEELEECRLQISHTLQSCMQSNGARRYATPPQQIAAFNRRSLPEAVNDGEPWPQVECDIIIGDLVLDVDPELPYNIHFPYKRGDFNIHSEVGGSISSVLNDLYTIWSSIIEYKLGIALIELVKYRCVLLIPDIYNRSHLKYLMSLLLRDLGFGDCFLVQESVGATFGAGIGSACVVDIGDQKTAISCVEDGISHKTTRLRMDYGAGDVCQALSWMFHKSAFPYKDWNENIPRDVILMRNLYHDFCHVNLDVCGPQEKTFLVDHPGDIVNKYTLQVGDECIISPLALFYTDLLKITGLKTTKIQNRQPSDPEDPFDAEFLRETGRKKEVVDPSVAEQQTETANEAQPSTNTEEDIVVDTLEGGPGDIVTLAPGQVLSLDAAILQSIDRCPNEELKRKMYSSILIIGGGVKVLGLNLWLQNRLALQIPYAYKTEQLEIVTSPKDIDPASTVWKGAAVMSCLESAIELWINQSEWNKHGLKVLRERAPFIW; the protein is encoded by the coding sequence ATGAGTAGTGTACAAGACACCGGTCCTGAGACATTTCAACAATTTCCTTCGAATAGGATTATAGTTATTCATCCTGGTTCTTTCTACGTTCGTATAGGTAGAGCTTCGGATCTACTACCTGTAAGACAACTACACTGCATTGCAAGAAAACGTCGCCCTGAAGGTAAAATATACCGAGATTCTTTCGTTCCACCAAGTGTTCCTAAAACTAAAGAACTTATTGAAGAATTAGAAGAATGTCGCTTGCAAATATCTCATACTCTACAATCCTGCATGCAGTCAAATGGAGCAAGAAGATATGCTACGCCACCACAACAAATAGCTGCTTTCAATCGTAGATCATTACCTGAAGCTGTAAATGATGGTGAACCATGGCCTCAAGTTGAGTGTGATATTATAATAGGAGATTTAGTCCTTGATGTAGATCCAGAATTaccatataatatacattttccaTATAAAAGAGGAGATTTTAACATACATTCTGAAGTAGGTGGTTCTATTTCATCAGTcttaaatgatttatatacaatttggAGCTCtataattgaatataaattagGAATAGCACTCATTGAACTTGTGAAGTACCgttgtgttttattaataccAGACATTTACAATAGaagtcatttaaaatatttaatgtcacTTTTACTTAGAGATTTAGGTTTCGGTGACTGTTTTCTAGTCCAGGAAAGTGTTGGTGCCACATTTGGGGCAGGTATAGGATCAGCCTGTGTTGTGGATATTGGAGACCAAAAGACTGCAATCTCATGCGTTGAAGATGGCATTTCACACAAGACCACACGGTTACGTATGGATTATGGAGCTGGAGATGTCTGCCAAGCTTTATCATGGATGTTTCATAAAAGTGCATTTCCCTACAAAGATTGGAATGAAAATATACCTAGAGATGTTATTTTAATGAGGAATCTTTATCATGATTTTTGCCATGTAAATCTTGATGTTTGTGGGCCTcaagaaaaaacatttttagtaGACCATCCTGGTGacattgttaataaatacacTTTACAAGTAGGTGATGAATGTATTATATCACCACTGGCACTCTTTTACacagatttattaaaaattacgggattaaaaacaacaaaaattcaaaatcgtCAACCAAGTGACCCAGAAGATCCATTTGATGCTGAATTTTTAAGAGAAACAGGTAGAAAAAAGGAAGTAGTTGATCCATCTGTGGCTGAGCAACAAACAGAAACAGCAAATGAAGCTCAGCCTTCAACTAATACGGAAGAAGACATTGTTGTTGATACATTAGAAGGAGGACCAGGTGACATTGTCACTTTAGCTCCTGGTCAAGTTTTAAGCTTAGATGCAGCTATATTACAAAGTATAGACCGGTGTCCTAATGAAGaacttaaaagaaaaatgtacAGTAGTATTCTCATTATTGGAGGAGGTGTTAAAGTTCTTGGACTTAACCTATGGTTGCAAAATAGACTTGCGTTACAAATTCCATATGCATATAAAACTGAACAGTTAGAAATAGTAACATCACCTAAAGATATTGATCCTGCTAGTACCGTATGGAAAGGAGCAGCTGTGATGTCATGTTTAGAATCTGCTATTGAGCTGTGGATAAATCAGAGTGAATGGAACAAACACGGACTTAAGGTTTTGCGGGAAAGAGCACCATTTATTTGGTGA
- the LOC125050438 gene encoding syntaxin-16 isoform X1 yields MVSRSLTEVFVLMRNNAIHSRNLFSESGYDNDHEGAMLMKATSDDIEAGLDMRIEVNPPIWSDSLEEAHYIISRLKTKISELQSRHDRQIRRPALDDSGEQQHIERLAADIGKHFTQAHARITNIKAQVRHGNKSEQKLANNVVLALVTALQDLSIIFRTAQSNYLKSLTSREERSKAYFDLPNFEELSLNDNDLTPGLTNNQTDLLFSLPSTSNYEDENHQKQLLLMEEENTTMIAEREQEVNKIVRSIVDLNDIFKDLAHMVHEQGTILDRIDYNIEQTQVQVHEGFKQLQKAERYQRKNRKIHCLLILAVTTIMMTILLIIVKS; encoded by the exons ATGGTGTCTAGAAGTTTAACTGAGGTGTTTGTATTAATGCGAAATAATGCTATTCACAGCCGAAATCTCTTTTCAGAATcg ggaTATGATAATGATCATGAAGGAGCTATGCTAATGAAAGCAACATCAGATGATATAGAAGCCGGGCTAGATATGAGAATAGAAGTTAATCCGCCAATCTGGAGTGATTCCTTAGAGGAAGcgcattatattatatcaag gttaaaaacaaaaatatctgaGCTACAAAGTCGTCATGATCGACAGATACGACGACCAGCCTTAGATGACAGTGGAGAGCAGCAGCACATTGAGAGACTTGCTGCTGATATAGGCAAGCACTTTACACAAGCTCATGCAAGAATCACAAATATCAAAGCACAGGTTCGTCATG GAAACAAATCAGAACAAAAACTTGCAAACAATGTGGTATTAGCTTTAGTGACAGCATTACAGgatttaagtataatatttcGAACAGCACAATCAAACTATCTCAAGTCTCTTACATCAAGAGAAGAACGATCAAAGGCCTACTTTGACTTACCAAACTTTGAAGAACTTAGCTTAAATGATAATGACTTAACACCAGGCCTTACAAACAATCAAACAGACTTACTATTTTCTCTACCTAGTACTTCAAATTATGAAGATGAGAACCATCAAAAGCAATTGCTACTCATGGAAGAAGAAAACACTACAATGATTGCAGAAAGGGAACAAgaggtaaataaaattgttcgctctattgttgatttaaatgatattttcaaagatttagcTCATATGGTACATGAACAGGGTACAATATTAGATCgaatagattataatattgagCAAACCCAAGTACAAGTACATGAGggttttaaacaattgcaaAAAGCAGAACGATATCAGCGTAAGAATAGAAAGAttcattgtttattaatattggctGTTACAACTATTATGAtgactatattattaattatagttaaaagttaa
- the LOC125050718 gene encoding uncharacterized protein LOC125050718 isoform X4 has product MDKRVLLIFALLALLGLAQCDYIWHRDEIPYEAKSKCLRGTSYYSNSLTANDTDIDVPSEIDSLLDYDNIDVCFYCVCSVDAKAASCINRDPWFCEYYRVIKEPNAMRDRYATLFKQDRPGYFQQLSYRLRRTMDDSMFSLLEKVGDKADEDKCVPFVSQYSDCSDENMCGGCTRCSCTAEGKWSCQEVFECNDVDDNDDKSNTITDTVNILFSEVKERQRKMKEKRKLHRFAPPPPKSDFDTLIGYLIAVKD; this is encoded by the exons ATGGACAAGAGAGTGCTATTGATCTTTGCATTACTAGCTTTGCTTGGATTGGCACAATGCG ATTACATCTGGCATAGAGATGAGATTCCATACGAGGCGAAGTCCAAATGTTTGCGAGGCACTTCATACTACAGTAACAGTTTGACCGCCAACGACACGGATATAGATGTCCCAAGTGAAATCGATTCACTTTTGGACTACGATAATATTGATGTCTGTTTCTACTGCGTGTGTTCCGTTGATGCTAAAGCCGCGAGCTGTATAAATAGAGACCCTTGGTTCTGTGAATATTATAGGGTCATTAAGGAACCGAACGCAATGAGAGACAGATATGCGACGTTGTTTAAACAGGATAGACCTGGCTACTTTCAGCAACTCTCTTATAGACTACGCAGGACGATGGATGATTCAATGTTTTCTTTGCTAGAAAAGG TTGGAGACAAAGCAGATGAGGATAAGTGTGTTCCGTTTGTGTCACAATACTCGGACTGTTCAGATG aaaACATGTGTGGTGGTTGCACAAGATGCAGCTGTACTGCCGAAGGAAAGTGGTCCTGCCAGGAGGTCTTTGAGTGCAATGATGTAGATGATAATGATGATAAAAGCAATACCATCACTGACACGGTCAACATATTGTTTTCAG AAGTAAAAGAAAGACAGAGGAAGATGAAGGAAAAACGAAAATTACACCGATTTGCTCCTCCGCCGCCGAAATCTGACTTTGATACTCTGAtag GGTATTTAATTGCCGTAAAAGATTAG
- the LOC125050438 gene encoding syntaxin-16 isoform X5 — MVSRSLTEVFVLMRNNAIHSRNLFSESGYDNDHEGAMLMKATSDDIEAGLDMRIEVNPPIWSDSLEEAHYIISRLKTKISELQSRHDRQIRRPALDDSGEQQHIERLAADIGKHFTQAHARITNIKAQVRHGNKSEQKLANNVVLALVTALQDLSIIFRTAQSNYLKSLTSREERSKAYFDLPNFEELSLNDNDLTPGLTNNQTDLLFSLPSTSNYEDENHQKQLLLMEEENTTMIAEREQEWRSAKKG, encoded by the exons ATGGTGTCTAGAAGTTTAACTGAGGTGTTTGTATTAATGCGAAATAATGCTATTCACAGCCGAAATCTCTTTTCAGAATcg ggaTATGATAATGATCATGAAGGAGCTATGCTAATGAAAGCAACATCAGATGATATAGAAGCCGGGCTAGATATGAGAATAGAAGTTAATCCGCCAATCTGGAGTGATTCCTTAGAGGAAGcgcattatattatatcaag gttaaaaacaaaaatatctgaGCTACAAAGTCGTCATGATCGACAGATACGACGACCAGCCTTAGATGACAGTGGAGAGCAGCAGCACATTGAGAGACTTGCTGCTGATATAGGCAAGCACTTTACACAAGCTCATGCAAGAATCACAAATATCAAAGCACAGGTTCGTCATG GAAACAAATCAGAACAAAAACTTGCAAACAATGTGGTATTAGCTTTAGTGACAGCATTACAGgatttaagtataatatttcGAACAGCACAATCAAACTATCTCAAGTCTCTTACATCAAGAGAAGAACGATCAAAGGCCTACTTTGACTTACCAAACTTTGAAGAACTTAGCTTAAATGATAATGACTTAACACCAGGCCTTACAAACAATCAAACAGACTTACTATTTTCTCTACCTAGTACTTCAAATTATGAAGATGAGAACCATCAAAAGCAATTGCTACTCATGGAAGAAGAAAACACTACAATGATTGCAGAAAGGGAACAAgag TGGAGGAGTGCGAAAAAGGGTTGA
- the LOC125050437 gene encoding XK-related protein 6 — protein sequence MPKAIRKMLENGYSYDEPDRMPNNINITYLDIVMYVVAIVGHFIDLGLDINVAVQYCLSRKMMEFGWTLVFILLPAFVNTAVSVRMYSQDKQQDSLSNEFTKRKWLRIFILVLQMAPILRFADALIYAIKSRRAAHKHDQASQRMYYSLMLKEDSDAALLRIFECFLEAAPQQVLQTSLLMRQYDQLAIHQLLSICSSIVGMGWCLAAYQRAVRYAQQNKNNITWCGTALQVAWHFLVTLSRITSISIIAYLFPYWTVLACTVHILIMTTWLQLVDQSTFCSQNKLAEFFFSLALGAVYLFTYILPVEGRTRYRYALYYTTCGIQNVICGILWFLFVDEEMRISIYFYPVLVISIIPYMLGLVFMLIYYGCFHPKVSVTLSVSFKGDDVEVS from the exons ATGCCTAAAGCAATACGTAAAATGCTTGAAAATGGATATTCCTACGACGAACCCGATCGAATGCcgaacaatataaatattacatatctTGATATCGTCATGTATGTTGTTGCCATTGTGGGCCATTTTATAGACTTAGGATTAGACATAAATGTTGCCGTACAGTATTGCTTATCTCGTAAGATGATGGAATTCGGTTGGACCTTggtttttatacttttaccGGCATTTGTGAATACAGCTGTTTCTGTTCGCAT gtactcCCAAGACAAGCAGCAAGATTCATTAAGTAATGAGTTCACAAAAAGAAAATGGCTTCGAATATTCATACTAGTACTTCAAATGGCACCTATTCTACGATTTGCTGATGCTCTCAT CTATGCAATCAAATCTCGTCGAGCTGCCCATAAACATGATCAGGCATCCCAGAGAATGTACTATAGTTTAATGCTAAAAGAGGATTCAGATGCAGCATTACTTCGAATATTTGAATGCTTTTTAGAAGCAGCCCCACAGCAAGTTTTACAAACCAGTTTACTGATGCGACAGTATGATCAGCTGGCTA TACACCAACTGCTATCTATCTGCTCATCAATTGTGGGCATGGGATGGTGTCTTGCAGCTTATCAGCGAGCCGTGCGATATGCGcagcaaaataaaaacaatattacgTGGTGTGGCACTGCGTTACAAGTGGCCTGGCATTTCTTGGTTACAT TGAGCCGAATCACATCAATATCAATAATAGCCTACCTATTTCCTTACTGGACCGTTCTTGCCTGCACTGTACATATTCTCATCATGACAACTTGGTTACAATTAGTTGACCAATCAACATTTTGCTCTCAAAATAAATTAGCTGAATTCTTTTTCTCTCTAGCATTAGGAGCAGTAtacttatttacatatattttaccaGTTGAAGGCCGCACAAGATATAGATATGCCTTATACTACACTACATGTGGAATACAAAATGTTATATGTGGTATATtatggtttttatttgtagatGAAGAAATGagaatatcaatatatttttatccagTTCTAGTTATAAGCATTATTCCATACATGTTAGGTTTAGTCTTTATGTTGATTTACTATGGATGCTTCCATCCAAAAGTTAGTGTTACTTTATCAGTTTCTTTTAAAGGTGATGATGTGGAAGTtagttga
- the LOC125050701 gene encoding beta-1,3-galactosyltransferase 5-like: MCFKLKMRRFNWISRLVPRRNSPYALFLLFVICVPLMWCWLMIDTVSSVLLTTVAEEDLYHLQRNRNLKEYIDNIPVLIEPSKDPCGDILVLVTSSPGRFEEREAIRSTWGKHLVTLFVMGLDGYTEDDVMVDNYLEAKLHSDIIIYNFKDHYQNLTIKTGLMLEWTISRCSSSKFLFKTDDDVLVNPWKLRQIVEENAENVLIGYLKSNTYLHRDTHSKWHIPRWLLQDDFVPHYLSGTGYLINVKYIKLMLHAAYSVPMINLEDVYFTYLVANKTLGFTLTHDRKLSPYKPWLPIDCFYWGLASIHSLIPSDIIKWGSCVIKMGGDNQNELCKSYENYSEWWLL, from the exons ATGTGTTTCAAACTAAAAATGAGGAGATTTAACTGGATTAGCCGATTGG TACCAAGAAGAAACAGCCCATATGcgttgtttcttttgtttgttatatGCGTGCCACTCATGTGGTGCTGGCTTATGATCGACACAGTCTCCAGCGTGTTACTGACTACCGTGGCCGAAGAAGACTTGTACCATTTGCAAAGgaatagaaatttaaaggaataTATCGATAATAT TCCGGTGCTAATCGAACCGTCCAAAGACCCGTGTGGAgacattttagttttagttacgTCATCACCAGGTCGATTTGAAGAACGGGAAGCAATTAGAAGCACATGGGGCAAACATTTAGTTACGCTCTTTGTGATGGGTCTTGATGGATATACTGAGGATGATGTAATG GTAGACAACTATTTAGAAGCAAAACTGCACAGTGACAtcataatatacaatttcaaAGACCACTACCAGAACCTCACCATAAAAACGGGTCTCATGCTGGAATGGACCATTAGTAGATGCTCCTCATCCAAGTTCCTGTTCAAGACTGATGATGATGTCCTGGTTAATCCGTGGAAGTTGAGACAAATAGTTGAGGAGAATGCTGAGAATGTGCTGATAG GATACCTGAAGTCAAATACCTATCTTCACAGGGATACTCATAGTAAATGGCACATCCCGCGCTGGCTGCTTCAAGATGACTTCGTGCCCCATTATTTATCTGGCACGGGCTATTTAATAAATG TTAAGTATATAAAGCTAATGCTACACGCCGCCTACTCAGTGCCAATGATTAACTTAGAAgatgtttattttacatatttagttGCTAACAAAACACTAGGTTTTACATTAACCCATGATCGTAAGTTAAGCCCCTATAAACCCTGGTTACCGATCGACTGTTTCTATTGGGGGCTGGCGTCCATACACAGTCTCATCCCCAGTGATATAATTAAATGGGGATCGTGTGTGATAAAAATGGGTGGCGATAACCAAAACGAATTATGTAAATCGTACGAGAATTATAGCGAATGGTGGTTATTGTGA
- the LOC125050442 gene encoding ubiquitin-conjugating enzyme E2 C, whose amino-acid sequence MAQNINPHYASSSNPSKQNEDTIKLKDNHAVSKRLQKELMELMRCADKGISAFPESENLFKWIGTINGPLDTVYAGHKYKLALEFPNSYPYAPPLVKFITPCFHPNVDTCGLICLDILKDKWTALYDVRTVLLSIQSLLAEPNTQSPLNQQASCLWANQGEYKKYLDEFYNKHKDL is encoded by the exons ATGGCTCAAAACATAAATCCACATTATGCATCGTCATCTAATCCTTCCAAACAAAACGAGGACACGATAAAATTGAAGGACAATCACGCTGTAAGCAAACg ATTGCAAAAGGAACTCATGGAGTTGATGAGGTGTGCTGACAAAGGAATATCTGCATTTCCCGAAAGTGAAAACTTGTTCAAATGGATTGGTACAATTAACGGACCCTTAGATACCGTTTACGCTGGTCATAAGTATAAATTGGCACTCGAATTTCCCAATTCATACCCGTACGCCCCGCCGTTAGTTAAATTCATCACGCCTTGCTTTCACCCTAATGTTGACACTTGTGGATTAATAtgtttagatattttaaaggACAAATGGACAGCTTTGTATGACGTCCGCACGGTTTTACTCTCAATACAAAGTTTGTTAGCAGAACCAAACACTCAGAGTCCATTGAACCAGCAGGCATCGTGTTTATGGGCAAACCAGGGagaatataagaaatatttagatgaattttacaacaaacatAAAGACTTATAG